The proteins below are encoded in one region of Thermosulfurimonas marina:
- a CDS encoding adenosylcobinamide-GDP ribazoletransferase, whose translation MPLKEEWSALWGAFSFFTRLPLRPLAFSPDRFVLYLPLVGAFLGGVNFLLGKTLLSPYGPEALAFGLLLVQYFLANYFHFDGLLDTLDALAAQGDRRRRLEILKGPEIGALGFLFGFFHLLGQFLALKALLVRGLGPVFFKPLLGRWFILWGLIFGRPAKEEGLGALFFGKRALFRAGLALVPLSLFLFWFYPWETVVLWFLAYGITKFLERVFGGLTGDHLGALCELGEALFLLSLLR comes from the coding sequence TTGCCTCTTAAAGAGGAATGGTCCGCCCTCTGGGGGGCCTTTTCCTTTTTTACGCGCCTTCCCCTGCGCCCCCTGGCTTTTTCTCCGGACCGCTTCGTGCTCTATCTCCCTCTGGTGGGAGCCTTTCTCGGCGGGGTCAATTTCCTTTTAGGAAAGACCCTCCTTTCCCCTTACGGACCGGAGGCCCTGGCCTTCGGTCTCCTCTTGGTTCAGTACTTCCTGGCCAACTATTTTCACTTCGACGGTTTGCTGGACACCCTGGACGCCCTGGCCGCCCAAGGGGACCGGAGGCGGCGCCTGGAGATCCTCAAAGGGCCGGAGATCGGGGCCCTAGGCTTCCTTTTCGGTTTTTTTCACCTCCTGGGGCAATTTCTGGCCCTGAAGGCCCTCCTGGTCCGCGGCCTGGGACCGGTCTTTTTTAAGCCCCTCTTGGGCCGATGGTTTATCCTCTGGGGTCTGATTTTCGGAAGACCCGCCAAAGAGGAGGGCCTGGGGGCCCTCTTTTTCGGCAAAAGGGCCCTCTTTCGGGCCGGCCTGGCCCTGGTTCCTTTGAGCCTTTTCCTCTTCTGGTTCTACCCCTGGGAGACCGTAGTCCTCTGGTTTTTGGCCTACGGAATAACCAAATTCCTGGAGCGGGTCTTCGGAGGGCTTACCGGGGATCACCTCGGGGCCCTCTGTGAACTGGGGGAGGCCCTTTTCCTGTTAAGCCTCCTGCGATAG